A single region of the Plantactinospora soyae genome encodes:
- a CDS encoding NPCBM/NEW2 domain-containing protein yields MRAARSRPLGIVALLSSLLITGVAVPPGPALAAPAPAATAATAPPTLAPTPPMGFNNWNAFGCDVNETLIKETADVIVSAGLADVGYEYVNIDDCWSLRERGPDGRLVPDPVKFPSGISGVADYVHAKGLKLGIYGDAGTATCAGYPGSLGHEEIDAQTWADWGVDYLKYDNCNNQSDGSQADFVRRYTAMRNALDATGRPIVYSICEWGQSQPWTWAADVGDLWRTTGDISDNWASLRSIIAQNAPLAAYAGPGNWNDPDMLEIGNGGMTDTEYRTHLSMWAMMAAPLLIGTDLRTASPETLAILGNRDVIAIDQDRLGVQGAVVSDEAGLMVLDKPLANGDRAIALYNSTDTLATVSVPVRDTGLRRAGAYRLQDVWTGEVSQAKSTISAGVPAHGTVVYRVRPLADPTVVPPAVSVGATVGTLVPGTAGTGTLSTTVTNRGVGALRDLRVTARAPEGWTVTATSSDSRRSLATNASLPTTWTVTVPDGTAAGRYPITVTAGYDWGPRHRAASTTSQLVSVVVTAPGDGRRHLSTIVPVSSSNDEGPVETDQSNGGGSDNDGNLITIGGQVYNRGLGTTAPSEIVYYLGGRCASLVTDVGIDDEATSPVPATFTVYADDTAVASSGPVVSGAAPVTLTADLTGADWLRLVTTGNDPTTNAHTDWAAPTLACGGAGPDDPVLPAERTLFSFESGTEDFTIANPDSGGTMARTTTFHTDGGHGLTVATPVNGNWFGRALAEPLDLTGSTRLRYDVRAEEVGTVGEFAVQVGPDFAWCQGGRWTWTNPNSSRTVTREFSELSCPAGVTLDLTQIRAVWVFLNSGGQIHIDNIRAD; encoded by the coding sequence ATGCGCGCTGCCAGGAGCCGTCCCCTGGGCATCGTGGCTCTGCTCTCGTCCCTGCTGATAACCGGAGTGGCGGTGCCGCCGGGACCCGCGCTGGCCGCACCGGCCCCGGCGGCCACTGCCGCGACCGCTCCCCCGACCCTCGCCCCCACCCCACCGATGGGGTTCAACAACTGGAACGCCTTCGGCTGCGACGTCAACGAGACCCTGATCAAGGAGACGGCGGACGTCATCGTCTCCGCCGGGCTCGCCGACGTCGGCTACGAGTACGTCAACATCGACGACTGCTGGTCGCTGCGTGAACGTGGCCCGGACGGCCGGCTGGTCCCCGATCCCGTCAAGTTCCCGAGCGGCATCTCCGGGGTCGCCGACTACGTCCACGCCAAGGGTCTGAAGCTGGGCATCTACGGCGACGCCGGCACCGCGACCTGCGCCGGATATCCGGGCAGCCTCGGCCACGAGGAGATCGACGCCCAGACCTGGGCGGACTGGGGCGTCGACTACCTGAAGTACGACAACTGCAACAACCAGTCCGACGGCTCGCAGGCCGACTTCGTCCGGCGTTACACCGCGATGCGGAACGCGCTCGACGCCACCGGCCGGCCGATCGTCTACTCCATCTGCGAGTGGGGCCAGTCCCAGCCCTGGACCTGGGCGGCCGACGTGGGTGACCTGTGGCGGACCACCGGCGACATCAGCGACAACTGGGCCAGCCTCCGCTCGATCATCGCCCAGAACGCGCCCCTGGCCGCGTACGCCGGGCCGGGCAACTGGAACGACCCCGACATGCTGGAGATCGGCAACGGCGGGATGACCGACACCGAGTACCGCACCCATCTGAGCATGTGGGCGATGATGGCCGCGCCGCTGCTGATCGGCACCGACCTGCGGACCGCCTCGCCGGAGACCCTGGCGATCCTCGGCAACCGGGACGTCATCGCGATCGACCAGGACCGGCTGGGCGTGCAGGGCGCCGTCGTCTCCGACGAGGCCGGGCTGATGGTGCTGGACAAGCCACTGGCCAATGGTGACCGGGCGATCGCGCTCTACAACTCCACGGACACACTGGCCACGGTCAGCGTTCCGGTCCGGGACACCGGGCTGCGCCGCGCCGGGGCGTACCGGTTGCAGGACGTCTGGACCGGGGAGGTCAGCCAGGCGAAGTCCACGATCTCGGCCGGCGTACCCGCGCACGGCACGGTGGTCTACCGGGTCCGCCCGCTGGCCGACCCGACGGTGGTTCCGCCGGCGGTCAGCGTCGGAGCCACCGTGGGCACGCTGGTGCCGGGTACGGCCGGAACCGGCACCCTGAGCACGACGGTGACCAACCGGGGCGTCGGCGCCCTGCGCGACCTGCGGGTCACCGCGCGGGCACCCGAGGGTTGGACGGTGACCGCGACCAGCAGCGACAGCCGGCGCAGCCTGGCGACGAACGCGTCGCTGCCGACCACCTGGACTGTGACGGTGCCCGACGGTACCGCCGCCGGCCGTTATCCGATCACCGTGACCGCCGGCTACGACTGGGGCCCACGACACCGCGCGGCCAGCACCACCAGCCAACTCGTCTCGGTCGTGGTGACCGCCCCCGGGGACGGCAGACGACACCTCAGCACGATCGTGCCGGTCAGCTCCAGCAACGACGAGGGCCCGGTGGAGACCGACCAGAGCAACGGTGGCGGCTCCGACAACGACGGGAACCTGATCACCATCGGTGGACAGGTCTACAACAGGGGACTCGGGACCACCGCACCCAGTGAGATCGTCTACTACCTCGGTGGGCGGTGCGCGTCCCTGGTCACCGACGTGGGCATCGACGACGAGGCGACCAGCCCCGTGCCGGCGACCTTCACCGTGTACGCCGACGACACGGCGGTGGCCAGCAGCGGACCGGTGGTCTCGGGCGCGGCACCGGTGACCCTGACCGCCGACCTGACCGGGGCGGACTGGCTGCGCCTGGTGACCACCGGCAACGATCCCACCACGAACGCGCACACCGACTGGGCCGCGCCGACGCTGGCCTGCGGTGGCGCCGGGCCGGACGATCCCGTGCTGCCGGCGGAGCGAACCCTGTTCTCCTTCGAGTCCGGCACCGAGGACTTCACGATCGCCAACCCGGACTCCGGCGGCACCATGGCCCGGACCACGACGTTCCACACCGACGGTGGACACGGCCTGACGGTGGCGACGCCGGTCAACGGAAACTGGTTCGGTCGGGCCCTGGCCGAGCCGCTGGACCTGACCGGCAGCACCCGGCTGCGCTACGACGTACGGGCCGAGGAGGTCGGCACGGTCGGCGAGTTCGCGGTACAGGTCGGCCCCGACTTCGCCTGGTGTCAGGGTGGGCGCTGGACCTGGACCAATCCGAACTCCAGCCGGACCGTCACGCGGGAGTTCAGCGAGCTGAGCTGCCCCGCCGGGGTGACTCTGGACCTGACCCAGATCCGCGCGGTCTGGGTCTTCCTCAACAGCGGCGGCCAAATCCACATCGACAACATCCGCGCCGACTAA
- a CDS encoding CehA/McbA family metallohydrolase domain-containing protein: MKEEAESAQISRRQLVRYAGVGATLVAASPLIGGGPALAHDNDDDKGNQHGDSRDRVWRAGDHHIHSEYSGEFDTSKTPPTFHKGADAVYPIVTNAIMAKNFGLTWAMCTDHGGPTHSKVNLEQAYPDLLRSRRLVPEVLQFWGMEFDTPAQDHHTLMIPHHEDEAKQLFELESRFAKNDAFPSDPGRDTEAKMIEFLKVARSMRQKPLVIGHHTSRSATGFGVYGQDTPREFRNGNNAAPEIYVGFEGAPGHQAGPLNGGARGGYGNYPTHGGFDQMTAKVGGLWDSLLGEGRRWWITATSDSHVHWTRGGSDFWPGEYSKTYVHARQDYADIMDGLRNGRIWVTTGDLITSLDLTAKSQGREAATGETVTLSRRNRTDVEIEIKFRPLSGKNGNGDRPEVRRVDLIVGQITGPNANLDADTNPTTKVVARFGPRDWRKQGSEYVIRHTLRNVEADTYARVRGTSTDEAEPLADGLESPWSDLWFYSNPVFVHVR, translated from the coding sequence ATGAAGGAAGAGGCCGAGAGCGCGCAGATCTCGCGGCGCCAACTCGTCCGGTACGCCGGCGTCGGCGCGACGCTGGTCGCCGCCAGTCCCCTGATCGGGGGCGGCCCGGCGCTCGCGCACGACAACGACGATGACAAGGGCAACCAGCACGGGGACTCCCGCGACCGGGTGTGGCGGGCCGGTGACCACCACATCCACTCCGAGTACAGCGGCGAATTCGACACCTCGAAGACCCCGCCGACGTTCCACAAGGGCGCGGACGCGGTCTACCCGATCGTGACGAACGCCATCATGGCGAAGAACTTCGGCCTCACCTGGGCGATGTGCACCGACCACGGCGGCCCGACGCACTCGAAGGTGAACCTGGAGCAGGCGTACCCCGACCTGCTGCGGTCGCGCAGGCTCGTCCCCGAGGTGCTCCAGTTCTGGGGAATGGAGTTCGACACTCCGGCCCAGGACCACCACACGCTGATGATCCCGCACCACGAGGACGAGGCGAAGCAGCTCTTCGAGCTGGAGAGCCGGTTCGCCAAGAACGACGCCTTCCCCTCGGACCCGGGCCGGGACACCGAGGCCAAGATGATCGAGTTCCTGAAGGTCGCCCGGAGCATGCGGCAGAAGCCGCTGGTCATCGGCCACCACACCTCGCGGTCGGCGACCGGCTTCGGGGTCTACGGCCAGGACACGCCGCGCGAGTTCCGCAACGGCAACAACGCGGCGCCGGAGATCTACGTCGGTTTCGAGGGCGCCCCCGGACACCAGGCGGGCCCGCTCAACGGCGGTGCGCGCGGGGGCTACGGCAACTACCCCACGCACGGCGGTTTCGACCAGATGACCGCCAAGGTCGGCGGTCTCTGGGACTCGCTGCTCGGTGAGGGCCGGCGTTGGTGGATCACCGCCACCTCGGACTCGCACGTGCACTGGACCCGTGGCGGCTCCGACTTCTGGCCGGGCGAGTACAGCAAGACCTACGTGCACGCCCGGCAGGACTACGCCGACATCATGGACGGGCTGCGCAACGGCCGGATCTGGGTCACCACCGGCGACCTGATCACCAGCCTCGACCTCACCGCGAAGAGCCAGGGCCGCGAGGCGGCGACCGGCGAGACCGTCACGCTGAGCCGGCGCAACCGGACCGACGTCGAGATCGAGATCAAGTTCCGGCCGCTGTCGGGCAAGAACGGCAACGGCGACCGGCCGGAGGTCCGCCGGGTGGACCTGATCGTCGGCCAGATCACCGGCCCGAACGCCAACCTCGACGCCGACACCAACCCGACCACCAAGGTCGTGGCCCGGTTCGGCCCGCGCGACTGGCGCAAGCAGGGCTCCGAGTACGTCATCCGGCACACCCTGCGCAACGTCGAGGCCGACACCTACGCCCGGGTACGCGGCACCAGCACCGACGAGGCCGAGCCGCTCGCCGACGGGCTGGAGAGCCCGTGGAGCGACCTCTGGTTCTACTCGAACCCGGTCTTCGTACACGTTCGCTGA
- a CDS encoding DUF5685 family protein, with protein sequence MFGIVRPCRHRMCDNLHTAWLGHLCGLCLTLRDEHGHRARLATNYDGLLISVLLEAQRVAPARYRRAAPCALRGFQGASVLSSADSGARLAAAVSLVLAAGKTRDHVADRDGALRVAAFAGVAGRLADRWAEAGARTGDAVGFDTGVLLDAVARQTTLERAIVPGASVLLATEPTETAVAAAFAHTAILAGRPGNAEALTEVGRYFGRIAHLLDAVEDYADDDARGAFNPLRASGTGLAEARRLCEDAHHGLRLALAEVELRDRTLARALLVREVGDAIDRTFTLAHQPSPVDFRPGPSAPPELRTPGQLPRPPYPHPESHRHTAPAERGGDGDPGGGGTAPPPDGCGAPLLLGGACALTTCTCGLWQPRWSRTRRETCSHRCWCTRACHSCDGGACDCCTCACCACDC encoded by the coding sequence TTGTTCGGAATCGTACGGCCGTGTCGACACCGGATGTGCGACAACCTGCACACCGCCTGGCTCGGCCACCTCTGTGGACTCTGCCTGACGCTGCGCGACGAACACGGGCACCGAGCCCGGTTGGCGACCAACTACGACGGCCTGCTGATCTCCGTACTTCTGGAGGCACAGCGTGTCGCACCTGCCCGGTACCGGCGGGCGGCTCCGTGCGCACTGCGCGGCTTCCAGGGTGCCTCGGTGCTCTCGTCCGCCGATTCCGGCGCCCGGCTGGCCGCGGCGGTGTCGTTGGTCCTCGCGGCCGGCAAGACCCGGGACCACGTCGCGGACCGGGACGGCGCGTTGCGGGTCGCCGCGTTCGCCGGGGTGGCCGGGAGGCTGGCCGACCGGTGGGCCGAGGCCGGCGCCCGGACCGGCGACGCCGTCGGCTTCGACACCGGCGTGCTGCTCGACGCCGTCGCCCGGCAGACGACGCTGGAGCGCGCGATCGTTCCCGGCGCGTCGGTGCTGCTCGCGACCGAACCGACCGAGACCGCCGTCGCCGCCGCCTTCGCGCACACCGCGATCCTCGCCGGTCGACCGGGCAACGCCGAGGCGCTGACCGAGGTCGGTCGGTACTTCGGTCGGATCGCGCACCTGCTGGACGCGGTCGAGGACTACGCAGACGACGACGCCCGGGGCGCGTTCAATCCGCTGCGGGCCAGCGGCACCGGGCTGGCCGAGGCGCGCAGATTGTGCGAGGACGCCCACCACGGCCTTCGGCTGGCCCTGGCCGAGGTGGAACTGCGGGACCGGACGTTGGCCCGGGCACTGTTGGTCCGCGAGGTCGGCGACGCCATCGACCGGACCTTCACGCTCGCGCACCAGCCGTCGCCGGTCGACTTCCGACCCGGTCCGTCCGCTCCGCCGGAACTCCGGACGCCCGGTCAGCTGCCCCGGCCCCCGTACCCGCATCCCGAGTCGCACCGGCACACCGCGCCAGCGGAGCGGGGCGGGGACGGCGACCCGGGCGGGGGCGGGACGGCGCCACCACCGGACGGATGCGGCGCCCCGCTGCTTCTCGGCGGGGCCTGCGCGCTGACCACCTGCACCTGTGGGCTCTGGCAACCGCGCTGGAGCCGGACCCGCCGCGAGACGTGTTCCCACCGCTGCTGGTGCACGAGGGCCTGCCACAGCTGCGACGGCGGCGCCTGCGACTGCTGCACCTGCGCCTGCTGCGCCTGCGACTGCTGA